The proteins below come from a single Cricetulus griseus strain 17A/GY chromosome 6, alternate assembly CriGri-PICRH-1.0, whole genome shotgun sequence genomic window:
- the LOC118239054 gene encoding translation initiation factor IF-2-like, producing the protein MGSLVGGTGNWGRALGYPTDTPGELSLTPLRLSPDTVQRLRLLIPRPPQPRKAVRRVPPHRPGDRGSRGGAARARSLGESGAGSASPPGCGLRLRAVARCLPARGRRGRVCSPAREPGLRPAANHSCGRGDGAEGLDSGAPAGTRPPRTHPPRPARKASAAGARAPRSRRLRGPRPVPELRRPGSTLPGSDADGGGPCGRRARGCALSRGRSGGSRWPAGQREERGAFVRGEGVRGGGRRRETGGGRSASPRNPASPLRGRPGGPSGTRKQMRWK; encoded by the coding sequence ATGGGGTCTCTCGTCGGTGGTACCGGGAACTGGGGCAGAGCCCTGGGGTACCCGACGGACACGCCGGGCGAGCTCTCGCTAACGCCCCTCCGTCTGTCACCGGACACCGTGCAACGCCTGCGTCTCCTCATTCCACGCCCACCGCAGCCCCGGAAGGCCGTCCGTCGCGTCCCTCCTCACAGACCCGGAGACCGCGGCTCCCGAGGCGGAGCGGCTCGGGCAAGGTCACTCGGTGAGTCCGGAGCCGGGTCCGCCTCCCCTCCGGGCTGCGGGCTGCGGCTGCGGGCCGTGGCGCGCTGCCTGCCCGCGAGAGGGCGCCGGGGGCGCGTGTGCAGTCCCGCCCGGGAGCCAGGGCTGCGGCCGGCCGCAAATCACAGCTGCGGCCGCGGGGACGGAGCCGAGGGCCTGGACAGCGGCGCGCCCGCAGGGACCCGCCCGCCCCGCACTCACCCGCCGCGGCCCGCCAGGAAAGCGAGCGCCGCCGGAGCACGGGCCCCTCGCTCCCGCCGGCTCCGGGGACCCAGACCAGTACCGGAGCTACGGCGGCCCGGAAGCACTCTGCCCGGAAGTGACGCCGATGGAGGCGGCCCCTGCGGGAGGCGGGCTCGAGGCTGCGCGCTGAGCCGGGGAAGGAGCGGCGGGAGCCGGTGGCCCGCAGGCCAACGCGAGGAGCGGGGCGCTTTCGTTCGCggggagggggtgaggggaggaggcCGCCGGAGGGagacgggaggagggaggagcgCGTCTCCGCGGAACCCGGCCTCACCCCTCAGGGGCCGTCCAGGGGGCCCAAGCGGAACCCGGAAGCAAATGCGCTGGAAGTGA
- the Spata2 gene encoding spermatogenesis-associated protein 2, whose translation MDTKYKDDLFRKYVQFHESKVDTTPSKQQPGDEYLRVAAATLLSLHKVDPLQRFRLIRFYEVVESSLRSLSSASLSALHCAFSMLETVAVNLFLFPWKKEFRSIKTYTGPFVYYVKSTLLEEDIRAILRFMGYEPELGTAYRLKELVESRQVKMVSFELFLAKVECEQMLGIHSKVKDKGYSELDVVSERKSSTEDAHGCSDALRRRAESREHLTTSMARVALQKSASERAAKDYYKPRVTKPSRSVDAYDSYWEGRKLPSKASLSLRKEPLAMDVGDDLKDEIIRPSPSLLTMSSSPHGSPDDPPSISPINGLGLLRSTYLSTQDDVDLYTDSEPRATYRRQDALRPDVWLVKNDAHPIYHKRSPPTKESALSKCQNCGLSCSSSLCQRCDSLLGCPSASKPSAFPSKASAHDSLVHGAPMREKYVGQTQGLDRLPPVHSKPKPSTTATSRCGFCNRVGATNTCTQCSKVSCDACLGAYHYDPCCRKSELHKFMPNNQLNYKSTQFSHLVYR comes from the exons ATGGATACAAAGTACAAGGATGATTTATTTCGGAAGTACGTGCAGTTCCATGAGAGCAAAGTGGACACCACccccagcaagcagcagcctGGTGATGAGTACCTGCGAGTGGCAGCCGCCACGCTGCTCAGCCTGCACAAGGTGGACCCCTTGCAACGATTTCGGCTGATTCGCTTTTATGAAGTGGTGGAGAGCTCCCTCCGCTCACTGAGCAGCGCCAGCCTGAGTGCTCTGCACTGCGCCTTCAGCATGCTAGAGACGGTGGCCGTCAACCTCTTCCTGTTCCCCTGGAAGAAGGAGTTCCGCAGCATCAAG ACCTACACAGGCCCTTTTGTTTACTATGTCAAGTCCACATTGCTGGAAGAGGACATCCGAGCCATTCTGAGGTTCATGGGCTACGAGCCTGAGTTGGGAACTGCGTACAGACTAAAGGAGCTTGTGGAGTCCCGCCAGGTGAAGATGGTCTCCTTTGAGCTCTTCCTGGCCAAGGTCGAGTGTGAGCAGATGCTGGGGATCCACTCGAAGGTGAAGGACAAGGGCTACTCGGAGCTGGATGTGGTTTCGGAGCGCAAGAGCAGCACAGAGGACGCACATGGGTGCTCAGATGCTCTGCGGCGACGGGCTGAGAGCAGGGAGCACTTGACCACTTCCATGGCTCGTGTGGCACTTCAGAAGTCAGCCAGTGAGCGGGCAGCCAAGGACTACTACAAGCCCCGAGTAACCAAACCCTCCAGGTCGGTGGATGCCTATGATAGCTACTGGGAGGGCAGGAAGCTTCCCTCAAAGGCCTCATTGAGTCTGCGAAAGGAGCCCCTGGCCATGGATGTAGGGGATGACCTGAAGGATGAGATCATCCGCCCATCCCCCTCCCTGCTGACCATGTCCAGCTCCCCCCATGGTAGCCCTGATGACCCGCCATCCATCTCCCCCATCAACGGCCTTGGCCTGCTGCGTAGTACGTACCTTTCCACTCAGGATGATGTGGACCTGTATACGGACTCGGAACCCAGGGCCACCTACCGGAGGCAGGATGCTCTGCGACCAGATGTATGGCTGGTTAAAAATGATGCCCACCCCATTTACCACAAGCGTTCACCCCCCACCAAAGAGTCTGCCCTCTCCAAGTGCCAAAACTGTGGCCTGTCCTGCAGCTCCTCCCTCTGCCAGCGCTGTGACAGTCTACTTGGCTGTCCTTCGGCCTCCAAGCCCAGCGCCTTTCCCAGTAAGGCCTCTGCTCATGACAGCCTGGTCCATGGGGCGCCTATGCGGGAGAAGTATGTGGGCCAGACTCAGGGCCTCGATCGGCTGCCACCTGTACACTCAAAGCCCAAGCCCTCTACCACAGCCACCTCCCGCTGTGGCTTCTGTAACCGGGTgggtgccaccaacacctgcaCCCAGTGTTCAAAAGTATCCTGCGACGCCTGCCTTGGCGCCTACCACTACGACCCCTGCTGCAGAAAAAGCGAGCTGCACAAGTTCATGCCCAACAACCAGCTCAACTACAAGTCCACGCAGTTCTCCCATCTTGTGTACAGATAg